One Nicotiana sylvestris chromosome 12, ASM39365v2, whole genome shotgun sequence genomic window carries:
- the LOC138883848 gene encoding uncharacterized protein, giving the protein MKRISLLERKARESEKSVHEAEEIARGAQLEATNWKEQFENAQGTIEELQENKNLLEQQNRGLTSELATVKASSSQLKRYKVLLECSLSEQLSRASEEVRELKSELAKVIDTIEKSQQSTDTPSPALEVPENVAIPASEGETSTTQSMELKLP; this is encoded by the exons ATGAAAAGAATTTCCTTATTGGAAAGAAAAGCTCGTGAGTCTGAGAAGTCTgtccacgaggctgaggaaattGCTAGGGGAGCCCAACTTGAAGCAACCAACTGGAAGGAGCAGTTCGAAAATGCTCAAGGGACTATAGAAgagttgcaagaaaataaaaacctcctagagcagcaaaaccgtggtttaacttctgaactggcaacagtcaaagcctcttcaagccaattgaaaagatACAAAgtgcttttggaatgctctttatcagaacaattatccagagctagtgaagaagttagagagctgaag tctgaactggctaaagtcatagataccatcgagaaaagccaacagtctactgatactccttctcctgccctTGAAGTTCCTGAAAATGTTGctattccagcttcagagggtgaaacttctacaaCCCAGTCTATGGAATTGAAGCTTCCGTGA